A window of the Schlesneria paludicola DSM 18645 genome harbors these coding sequences:
- a CDS encoding TIGR01777 family oxidoreductase has protein sequence MKILVTGATGLVGSELVPFLTRQGNDVYRLTHSKPKEANDIVWDPAHNQLPKARIEGTEAIVHLAGENIAGKRWNPKVKEELRRSRLDGTKLLCETIASMQAPPKTLICASAIGYYGNRGSELLNETSAPGTGFLADLCKDWEAACEPARVKGIRVVNIRIGVILTPKGGALAKMLPPFKMGVGGIMGSGNQYWSWISIDDVVGVIQHCLANEKISGPVNTTAPCPVTNYEFTKALGAVVGRPTFIPMPAFAARLALGEMADNLLLASARVMPNRLSETGYPFRHPALEPALQYLLHTNTGH, from the coding sequence ATGAAAATTCTGGTGACAGGAGCCACGGGTTTGGTCGGTTCGGAACTGGTTCCATTCCTGACCCGACAAGGCAACGACGTGTATCGGCTGACGCATTCCAAACCCAAAGAAGCGAATGACATTGTCTGGGACCCGGCACACAACCAATTGCCCAAGGCTCGGATCGAGGGAACCGAAGCCATCGTGCATCTGGCGGGTGAAAATATCGCCGGCAAACGCTGGAACCCGAAGGTGAAAGAGGAGCTTCGACGCAGCCGCCTGGACGGAACGAAGCTGCTTTGTGAAACGATCGCCTCGATGCAAGCACCGCCGAAAACGCTGATCTGCGCGTCGGCGATCGGCTATTACGGAAATCGGGGCAGCGAACTACTCAACGAAACCTCCGCGCCAGGAACAGGATTTCTGGCCGACCTGTGCAAAGATTGGGAAGCAGCCTGCGAGCCTGCCCGCGTCAAGGGGATTCGCGTCGTCAACATTCGAATTGGCGTAATTCTGACCCCCAAAGGCGGGGCGTTGGCCAAAATGCTTCCACCATTCAAAATGGGTGTCGGGGGCATCATGGGCAGCGGAAATCAATATTGGAGCTGGATTAGCATTGATGATGTGGTGGGGGTGATTCAGCATTGCCTCGCCAACGAAAAGATTTCTGGCCCGGTCAACACGACGGCCCCGTGTCCCGTCACGAACTACGAATTCACGAAAGCGCTGGGCGCGGTGGTCGGTCGGCCGACGTTTATCCCGATGCCCGCCTTTGCGGCCCGTCTGGCCCTGGGTGAAATGGCGGATAATTTGCTTCTCGCAAGTGCCCGCGTCATGCCGAATCGCCTCAGCGAAACGGGCTATCCATTCCGTCATCCCGCCCTTGAGCCAGCTTTGCAATATTTGCTTCACACGAATACGGGGCACTAA
- a CDS encoding class I SAM-dependent methyltransferase, producing MLKRVLEPEVMDTVDEANDYNQMDHSQVNRQFADDFLSAIQDLVRNANGPLRVFDAGTGTALIPIELLQRGFPGTITASDLAEQMLVVAKKNVAAKQLESSIELVLRDCKKLPDADDAYDAAMSNSIIHHIPEPRHVLAELWRIIKPGGVLFVRDLLRPQDLQTLGRLVQTYAGDSNAHQQQMFRESLHAALTIEDVRQFIVPLAIPLEAVRATSDRHWTLIARKPGE from the coding sequence ATGTTGAAGCGCGTCTTGGAACCTGAAGTCATGGACACCGTGGACGAGGCGAACGACTACAACCAGATGGATCACAGTCAGGTGAACCGCCAGTTCGCTGACGACTTCTTGTCGGCAATCCAAGACTTGGTGAGAAATGCGAACGGTCCCTTGCGCGTGTTTGATGCCGGCACCGGCACCGCCTTGATTCCGATCGAACTGTTGCAGCGCGGTTTCCCCGGCACCATTACCGCCAGCGATCTGGCTGAGCAGATGCTTGTCGTGGCAAAGAAGAACGTCGCCGCGAAACAGTTGGAATCCTCCATCGAACTTGTGCTGCGCGACTGTAAAAAGTTGCCGGACGCGGATGATGCCTACGATGCCGCAATGTCCAATAGCATCATTCACCACATTCCAGAGCCAAGGCACGTACTGGCCGAACTTTGGCGAATTATCAAACCGGGCGGGGTTCTGTTCGTACGGGATCTGCTGCGTCCTCAGGACCTGCAAACTCTTGGACGTCTCGTGCAGACCTATGCCGGTGACTCGAACGCGCATCAGCAGCAGATGTTTCGCGAATCGCTGCATGCCGCGCTGACGATCGAAGATGTCCGCCAATTCATCGTTCCACTCGCCATTCCATTGGAAGCGGTCCGGGCCACCAGTGATCGGCATTGGACGCTTATCGCTCGCAAACCCGGCGAGTGA
- a CDS encoding RAD55 family ATPase yields MSNSERFSTGIPKLDEMLGGGLIPGTLTVVMGATGIGKTQLGLQFANAGQQQEGERGILFDMTSRGDAQNHADYAKRMFDWTIKQRVLDLAFAADDVWNRDAIRTDYFHIFDRTGRRVTMKDLDHDQWQEWRAELNRKLDQAIAYFYGNFVHGARRVVIDGVEPVDRASDSFQFHLFDYIYHQILHKDHDWVARDLFRVHFRAHEATVAQHSYDHKKLATVLLYTSHEVRLDDLIDRPIESGDELSNANTIILMGKVREGNRMLRALHIPKHRGSAVDDRIVPFEITETGLVFE; encoded by the coding sequence ATGTCGAACTCGGAACGATTCTCTACAGGAATACCCAAACTTGATGAAATGCTGGGTGGCGGGCTGATTCCCGGAACATTGACGGTGGTGATGGGGGCCACCGGGATTGGGAAGACGCAACTGGGTTTGCAATTCGCCAATGCGGGGCAGCAACAAGAGGGCGAACGCGGCATTCTGTTTGACATGACATCCCGCGGTGACGCACAGAATCACGCCGACTACGCGAAGCGGATGTTCGACTGGACGATCAAGCAACGGGTCCTCGATCTCGCGTTTGCAGCCGACGACGTCTGGAATCGAGACGCTATCCGTACGGACTACTTTCACATCTTTGATCGAACTGGTCGCCGCGTGACCATGAAAGATCTGGATCACGATCAGTGGCAGGAATGGCGTGCCGAGCTGAACCGAAAGCTCGATCAAGCCATCGCCTATTTTTACGGGAACTTCGTCCATGGCGCGCGTCGCGTCGTGATCGATGGGGTGGAGCCGGTGGATCGCGCGAGTGATTCGTTCCAGTTCCATCTGTTTGATTACATCTATCACCAGATTCTGCACAAGGATCACGACTGGGTGGCGCGTGACTTATTCCGTGTCCACTTTCGGGCACATGAAGCGACCGTCGCCCAGCACTCGTATGATCACAAGAAACTCGCGACTGTGTTGCTGTATACTTCGCACGAAGTTCGTCTCGACGATCTGATCGATCGTCCGATTGAGAGCGGCGACGAGCTGAGCAATGCCAATACGATCATTCTGATGGGCAAGGTTCGTGAAGGAAATCGGATGCTTCGCGCGCTACACATCCCAAAGCACCGGGGAAGCGCCGTCGATGACAGAATCGTCCCGTTCGAGATCACAGAGACGGGACTGGTGTTCGAGTGA
- a CDS encoding formylmethanofuran dehydrogenase subunit B, translating into MTEQIFEDVACTVCACVCDDLRVTVRDNRIVDYQPFCSRIGDWFAQQNSRSVPLATESGVEVPYQQAITRAAEILRRARAPLFYGLSHSSTDGQRAAVALADALGATIDTTASEGHAPSILALQQIGESTCSLGEIRNRADLIIYWGSDPVQWQPRHMERYSFKPGMLTPNGRADRTVIVIDSERTQTAELADQFLQIEPNRDFEALWTLRGLLKGLEPNPGACTGLPLEQLRALAEQMRNCRCGIVFFGYGLVLPPMGNVQVEALLQLVTDLNEFTRFYARRMRMAGDVSGADSVLCWQTGYPFSVNLARGYPRYSPDEFSAADVLERHETDAVVLVGSSRLDVMPDAARRHLERVPTILLEHPFGETSFEPTVRITTAIYGIHRPGTAYRMDEVPIPLRPLLSSHYPSDGETLRAIHAELAAQSSTNV; encoded by the coding sequence GTGACTGAACAAATCTTTGAAGACGTGGCCTGCACTGTCTGTGCCTGTGTGTGCGACGATTTGCGTGTCACGGTTCGTGATAATCGGATTGTCGACTATCAGCCGTTCTGTTCGCGGATTGGTGACTGGTTCGCCCAACAGAATTCGCGTTCCGTTCCGTTGGCGACGGAATCAGGCGTCGAAGTACCGTATCAACAGGCCATCACTCGCGCGGCAGAGATCCTGCGTCGCGCCCGGGCACCGCTCTTTTACGGCTTGTCCCACAGCAGCACCGACGGTCAACGTGCCGCGGTGGCGCTGGCGGACGCACTCGGAGCGACCATTGATACGACGGCGTCAGAAGGACACGCACCGTCAATCCTTGCCTTGCAGCAAATCGGTGAATCAACCTGTTCACTGGGCGAAATCCGCAACCGGGCCGATCTGATCATCTATTGGGGGTCTGACCCAGTCCAATGGCAACCGCGACACATGGAACGGTACTCGTTCAAGCCAGGGATGCTCACGCCGAACGGACGTGCCGATCGAACTGTGATCGTCATCGATTCCGAGCGAACGCAAACGGCCGAGTTGGCGGATCAGTTCCTGCAGATCGAGCCAAATCGTGACTTCGAGGCTCTGTGGACGCTCCGCGGGCTGCTGAAAGGCCTCGAACCCAATCCCGGCGCTTGCACGGGCCTGCCGCTGGAACAGTTGCGAGCGCTCGCCGAGCAGATGCGAAACTGCCGCTGCGGGATCGTGTTTTTTGGCTATGGGCTGGTCCTGCCCCCGATGGGAAATGTCCAGGTTGAAGCGCTGCTGCAACTGGTCACTGATCTCAATGAATTCACGCGCTTCTACGCACGCCGCATGCGAATGGCCGGCGATGTTTCGGGCGCGGACAGCGTCCTCTGCTGGCAAACCGGATACCCCTTCAGCGTCAATCTGGCACGGGGATACCCACGCTATAGTCCCGATGAATTCTCGGCGGCAGACGTCTTGGAGCGTCACGAAACAGATGCCGTCGTGTTAGTCGGCTCGTCTCGGTTGGATGTGATGCCAGACGCCGCACGTCGTCACCTTGAACGAGTTCCCACAATTCTGCTGGAGCATCCGTTCGGGGAAACGTCATTTGAACCGACGGTCCGCATCACGACGGCGATTTACGGAATTCACCGCCCCGGCACTGCGTATCGCATGGATGAAGTTCCCATTCCCCTGCGTCCCTTGTTGAGTTCCCATTACCCAAGCGATGGGGAAACTCTTCGGGCGATTCATGCCGAACTTGCAGCTCAGTCATCAACGAACGTCTGA
- a CDS encoding DUF1501 domain-containing protein: protein MQSGASQPLQTLLGRREFLLDAATGLGGVALASMLASERRLHATEDHGPPIRPLIQPEAPLAPRAAHFTPRASRVVMIFCSGAVSHVDTFDYKPELIKRNGQPMPGADKLVTFQGEQGNLVAPQWQFRPRGESGKMVSDLLPNLAELADELCFIHSMTAKSNTHGPAENQMSTGFTLDGFPSIGSWVSYALGSESADLPSFVAIPDPRGVPQAASNNWNSAFLPAVFQGTSFNSDKPIANLTRPAEISAGTEAATLKFLRSLNEQHRRQHPAESDLAARIASYELAARLQLRAAEVADFSDESAETQSLYGITDANSNKAGFARNCLLARRLLERGVRFVQLFNGSYAMGEGVGNWDGHRALKSQYEVHAPILDQPAAALFKDLKRTGLLEDTLVVWVTEFGRMPTFQKGASGRDHNPKGFTTWMAGAGVKRGFSYGGTDDFGHTAVDRPTSIYDLHATILHLLGLDHERLSVYHNGIERRLTDVHGHVLHDLLA, encoded by the coding sequence ATGCAATCGGGTGCAAGCCAACCTCTTCAAACACTGCTGGGACGCCGGGAATTCTTGTTGGATGCGGCCACGGGACTGGGTGGTGTCGCGCTCGCTTCGATGCTCGCGAGCGAGCGTCGATTGCATGCCACAGAGGATCACGGTCCCCCCATTCGCCCCCTGATTCAACCTGAAGCACCGCTGGCACCCCGTGCGGCCCATTTCACGCCCCGCGCCTCACGGGTGGTGATGATTTTCTGCTCGGGAGCGGTCAGTCATGTCGACACGTTTGATTACAAGCCTGAACTGATCAAGCGAAATGGCCAACCAATGCCAGGGGCCGACAAACTTGTCACCTTTCAAGGTGAGCAGGGGAACCTCGTTGCACCGCAATGGCAATTCAGACCGCGGGGCGAATCGGGCAAGATGGTTTCAGACCTATTGCCGAATCTGGCGGAATTGGCCGATGAACTTTGCTTCATTCATTCGATGACCGCGAAAAGCAATACGCATGGTCCAGCTGAAAACCAGATGAGTACCGGATTCACTTTGGACGGCTTCCCCAGCATCGGAAGTTGGGTCAGTTACGCGCTGGGGAGTGAATCGGCAGATCTACCAAGCTTTGTGGCGATTCCCGATCCGCGCGGGGTTCCACAAGCGGCATCCAATAACTGGAACAGCGCGTTCCTGCCGGCGGTGTTTCAAGGAACCTCGTTCAATTCGGACAAGCCGATCGCAAATCTGACGCGTCCGGCGGAAATCTCGGCGGGAACCGAAGCCGCGACGCTGAAATTTCTTCGCAGCTTGAACGAACAACATCGGCGTCAGCACCCCGCAGAATCGGATCTCGCCGCGCGCATTGCCAGCTACGAACTGGCTGCTCGATTGCAGTTACGCGCCGCAGAAGTCGCCGATTTCTCGGACGAAAGTGCCGAGACGCAGTCGCTGTATGGGATCACTGACGCCAATTCGAATAAGGCGGGCTTCGCTCGAAACTGTTTGTTGGCACGGCGTCTGCTTGAACGTGGAGTTCGGTTCGTTCAACTCTTCAATGGCTCGTACGCGATGGGGGAAGGCGTTGGAAACTGGGATGGCCACCGCGCGCTGAAATCACAGTACGAAGTCCATGCCCCAATCCTCGATCAACCGGCGGCAGCCCTCTTCAAGGATTTGAAGCGAACAGGGTTGCTGGAAGACACACTGGTCGTTTGGGTGACGGAATTTGGTCGAATGCCCACCTTTCAGAAAGGCGCGAGTGGTCGCGACCACAACCCCAAAGGGTTCACCACCTGGATGGCGGGGGCAGGTGTCAAGCGTGGTTTCAGCTATGGTGGAACCGATGATTTCGGTCACACCGCAGTGGATCGTCCTACTTCGATCTACGACTTGCACGCAACGATCCTGCATCTGTTAGGCTTGGATCATGAACGGTTGTCTGTTTACCACAATGGAATTGAACGTCGTCTGACGGACGTTCACGGGCATGTCCTGCACGACCTGTTGGCGTGA
- the metG gene encoding methionine--tRNA ligase produces the protein MTARRILVTSALPYANGHIHLGHLVEYIQTDIWVRFQKARGNRCIYLCADDTHGTAIMIRARQEGRSEEALISAMRESHLQDFGGFDIGFDNYGSTHSSQTRQFCHEIWKSLRAAGLIVEHDVTQLFDPVQNTFLADRFVKGTCPKCGSADQYGDNCEKCGSTYTPADLINPVSTLSGATPELRTAKHLFVEIERLHDWLTEWTQSGGHLQEEVANYLKGHFLVEPLRNWDVSRPAPYFGFEIPDSPGNYWYVWFDAPIGYIGSTAEWCERHGESIDDWWKSSSTEIHHFIGKDITYFHTLFWPAMLKTAGLTLPEKVHIHGFLTVDGEKMSKSRGTFVQAATYLKHLDPSYLRYYYASKLGSRLDDLDLNVEEFVNKVNSDLVGKVVNLASRTARFIESVGLSAEYPQDGGLFAAAAGQSEAIAAAYEACDYNGAMRIVMSLADRANQYVEQTAPWTLKKDPAKAAELQAACSVTLNLFRQIVIYLSPVLPRLAKQVGELLQKPITHWDEAQTPLVGTRVSKFEHLMKRVELAQVQAMIEEGKQPSPEATPATEPAAAAPASPWNDGPEALAHEPLVAEYCTIDDFTKVDLRVARVLAANAVVGADKLLQLTLSMGGEGTRNVFAGIKSAYNPEDLVGRLVIFCANLAPRKMKFGVSEGMVMAAGVGGQEVYLLSPDSGAKPGQRVH, from the coding sequence ATGACCGCACGACGCATTCTAGTGACCTCGGCGTTGCCATACGCCAATGGCCACATTCACCTCGGCCATCTGGTTGAGTACATCCAGACGGATATCTGGGTTCGTTTTCAGAAGGCGCGTGGCAATCGGTGCATCTATCTCTGCGCCGACGATACTCACGGCACCGCGATCATGATTCGGGCTCGTCAGGAAGGGCGATCCGAAGAGGCCTTGATTTCGGCGATGAGGGAATCGCATCTGCAGGACTTCGGCGGATTTGACATCGGATTTGACAACTACGGTAGTACGCATAGTTCGCAGACGCGCCAGTTCTGCCACGAAATCTGGAAATCGCTACGCGCCGCAGGACTGATCGTCGAACACGACGTGACGCAGCTGTTTGATCCAGTCCAAAATACGTTTCTGGCGGATCGATTCGTTAAGGGCACCTGTCCCAAATGCGGTTCGGCCGACCAATACGGCGACAACTGCGAGAAATGCGGATCAACGTATACCCCCGCCGACCTGATCAATCCGGTCAGCACACTGTCGGGGGCGACGCCAGAGCTTCGAACGGCCAAGCACCTGTTCGTCGAGATCGAACGTCTGCACGACTGGCTGACGGAATGGACTCAGTCGGGTGGTCACCTGCAAGAGGAAGTGGCGAACTACTTGAAGGGCCACTTCCTGGTTGAACCACTGCGTAACTGGGACGTTTCCCGGCCGGCACCTTACTTTGGTTTCGAAATTCCGGACAGCCCTGGAAACTACTGGTATGTCTGGTTCGATGCCCCGATCGGCTACATCGGATCGACGGCCGAGTGGTGCGAGCGACATGGGGAATCAATCGACGACTGGTGGAAAAGTTCGTCGACCGAAATTCATCATTTCATCGGCAAAGACATTACCTATTTCCACACGCTGTTCTGGCCCGCAATGCTCAAGACGGCAGGGCTGACTCTGCCCGAGAAGGTTCACATCCATGGCTTTTTGACCGTCGACGGCGAAAAAATGTCCAAGTCGCGCGGGACGTTCGTTCAAGCCGCGACGTACCTGAAACATCTCGATCCATCGTACTTACGCTATTACTATGCTTCGAAACTGGGATCGCGACTGGACGACCTCGATTTGAACGTCGAAGAGTTCGTCAACAAGGTGAATTCGGACCTTGTCGGCAAAGTTGTGAACCTGGCCAGTCGGACGGCGCGGTTCATCGAATCCGTCGGATTGTCAGCGGAATATCCCCAAGACGGCGGGCTGTTTGCCGCCGCGGCGGGTCAGTCCGAGGCGATTGCCGCAGCGTACGAAGCCTGCGATTACAACGGCGCTATGCGGATTGTGATGAGTCTTGCCGACCGGGCGAATCAATACGTCGAGCAGACGGCACCCTGGACCCTGAAGAAGGACCCTGCCAAGGCCGCCGAATTGCAGGCGGCATGCAGCGTCACCTTGAATCTGTTCCGCCAGATTGTCATTTATCTGTCTCCCGTACTTCCCCGCCTGGCGAAACAGGTGGGTGAATTGCTTCAGAAACCGATCACGCATTGGGATGAAGCTCAAACGCCGCTCGTGGGAACGCGCGTTTCCAAGTTCGAACATCTTATGAAGCGAGTGGAACTCGCACAGGTTCAAGCCATGATTGAAGAAGGTAAGCAACCCTCTCCCGAAGCCACTCCAGCGACCGAGCCTGCCGCGGCGGCTCCCGCTTCGCCATGGAATGACGGTCCAGAGGCGTTAGCCCACGAACCGTTGGTGGCAGAATACTGCACGATCGACGATTTTACGAAAGTCGATCTGCGGGTCGCGCGCGTACTCGCGGCCAACGCAGTGGTCGGGGCCGACAAGCTGCTACAACTGACGCTCAGCATGGGTGGCGAGGGAACTCGGAATGTGTTCGCCGGTATCAAGAGCGCGTACAACCCGGAAGATCTGGTCGGTCGGCTGGTCATCTTCTGTGCCAACCTGGCACCGCGCAAGATGAAGTTTGGTGTGAGTGAAGGCATGGTGATGGCAGCCGGTGTGGGTGGACAAGAAGTGTATCTCTTGAGTCCCGATAGCGGAGCCAAGCCCGGCCAACGCGTGCACTGA
- a CDS encoding DUF58 domain-containing protein produces MDQYIDPATLMQLRSLELRARHVVQGFMTGLNRSPYHGFSVEFTEYRQYSQGDDPRHLDWRLFARTDRYYIKRFEDETNLRCLLLLDASRSMNFGSMGYTKSEYARTLAATLAYFLSTQRDAVGLATFSENIDDFIPPRYRSGHLRRLMVSLEKVADGTSTHLAGPLIQIAERLNKRGMLVLISDLLAPIETLEQSLGSLTVRGQDVIVFHVLDPAELQFQFDTPEMFVDLETNRRLYVDPAAVRREYLERFSEHLAAIESICARLGLVYHRLATDTPLETSLPEVIRLRMQTRGNSRTRISRR; encoded by the coding sequence ATGGATCAGTACATTGATCCAGCCACATTGATGCAGCTTCGGTCGCTGGAACTGCGTGCACGGCACGTGGTGCAGGGATTTATGACGGGGCTGAACCGCAGCCCTTACCATGGCTTCTCGGTCGAGTTCACAGAGTACCGACAGTATTCGCAAGGCGACGACCCTCGGCATCTTGACTGGCGACTCTTCGCACGCACTGACCGCTACTACATCAAGCGATTCGAAGACGAGACCAATCTGCGCTGCCTGTTGCTGCTCGATGCCAGCCGATCAATGAACTTTGGTTCAATGGGATACACCAAATCGGAATACGCTCGCACACTGGCGGCCACACTCGCCTATTTTTTGTCGACTCAACGCGATGCGGTGGGGCTCGCCACATTCTCTGAGAATATCGACGACTTTATCCCCCCGCGGTATCGCAGCGGACACCTGCGACGGTTGATGGTTTCGCTCGAAAAGGTGGCGGATGGAACGTCGACGCATCTGGCGGGTCCGCTCATTCAGATTGCCGAACGACTGAACAAACGCGGGATGCTCGTGTTGATCTCGGACCTGCTGGCCCCGATTGAAACGCTGGAGCAAAGTCTGGGAAGTCTCACGGTGCGTGGTCAGGACGTGATCGTGTTCCATGTGCTTGACCCGGCCGAATTGCAGTTTCAATTCGATACGCCAGAAATGTTTGTCGACCTGGAAACGAATCGTCGATTGTACGTCGATCCCGCAGCCGTTCGCCGCGAATATCTGGAGCGGTTTAGTGAGCATCTTGCGGCGATTGAAAGCATCTGTGCGCGGTTGGGTCTGGTCTATCACCGACTCGCCACCGATACGCCATTAGAAACCTCCTTGCCCGAGGTGATTCGGCTGCGCATGCAGACTCGCGGCAACAGCCGAACACGAATCTCTCGCCGCTAA